A window of the Burkholderia sp. 9120 genome harbors these coding sequences:
- the arfB gene encoding alternative ribosome rescue aminoacyl-tRNA hydrolase ArfB: MTSRYPIPPNEIELTAVRAQGAGGQNVNKVSSAIHLRFDVQASSLPEVLKMRLLALSDHRLTRDGVVIIKAQEHRTQEMNRAAALARLDEMIESVSVTRKPRVATRPTRASNRRRLDGKAKRSEIKSGRGRVED, encoded by the coding sequence ATGACTTCCCGCTATCCGATCCCGCCGAACGAAATCGAGTTGACCGCCGTGCGCGCGCAAGGCGCGGGCGGGCAGAACGTCAACAAGGTATCGAGCGCCATTCATCTGCGTTTCGACGTGCAGGCTTCATCGTTGCCCGAGGTGTTGAAGATGCGCCTGCTCGCGCTGTCCGATCATCGTTTGACGCGCGACGGCGTGGTGATCATCAAGGCGCAGGAACACCGCACTCAGGAGATGAATCGCGCGGCGGCGCTAGCGCGACTCGATGAGATGATCGAGAGCGTCAGCGTGACGCGCAAGCCGCGGGTCGCGACCCGGCCGACGCGTGCATCGAATCGGCGTCGGCTGGACGGCAAGGCTAAACGCAGCGAGATCAAATCCGGCCGCGGT
- a CDS encoding VC0807 family protein encodes MKLRPGFVLELVVNFLLPWLVYRYSHPHLGETGALIASAVPPILWSLVELVRFRRVDALSMIVVGGIVLSIGAMALGGSPRMLLLRESLVSGAIGVAFLLSLPMRRPLIFYLARASVAREMEGGAARFEALVQERPGLSTALRMMTLVWGVGLTGETALRSWMALTWPIERFLVVSPFVGYGIYGALTVWTMWYRKSLRKRSEAGVPADGVAG; translated from the coding sequence ATGAAACTCCGTCCGGGTTTTGTGCTGGAACTGGTCGTCAATTTTCTGCTGCCGTGGCTCGTGTACCGGTATTCGCATCCGCATCTGGGCGAGACCGGCGCGCTGATCGCCTCCGCGGTGCCGCCGATCCTCTGGAGCCTGGTCGAACTGGTGCGCTTCCGGCGCGTCGACGCGCTCAGCATGATCGTCGTGGGCGGCATCGTGCTGTCGATCGGCGCCATGGCGCTGGGCGGCAGTCCGCGCATGCTGCTGTTACGCGAGTCGCTGGTGTCCGGCGCGATCGGCGTGGCATTTCTGCTGTCTCTGCCAATGCGCCGTCCACTGATCTTTTACCTCGCGCGCGCCAGCGTCGCGCGTGAAATGGAAGGCGGCGCCGCGCGCTTCGAAGCGCTGGTGCAGGAACGGCCGGGCCTCTCCACCGCGCTGCGCATGATGACGCTCGTGTGGGGCGTCGGCCTGACCGGCGAAACGGCGCTCAGATCGTGGATGGCGCTGACGTGGCCGATCGAGCGCTTCCTGGTGGTGTCGCCGTTTGTCGGCTACGGCATTTACGGCGCGCTGACGGTCTGGACCATGTGGTATCGCAAGAGCCTGCGCAAACGCAGCGAAGCAGGCGTGCCGGCGGACGGCGTAGCCGGTTAA
- the recD gene encoding exodeoxyribonuclease V subunit alpha, which yields MSTFDQNASTPPEIDDIGVSLPAPADFSVALAEGFARRIGTLARRGGASTEAVKWAARGAFAASRATDEGHVCVPLAVLARRFDASSAEVRAALFASGMASDGSQTSAALRPLVIDGQGRLYLARYYDYERRLARSLVAHAGAGDVAGDGRSTQRQTTVGAVHPAQALAVERDAEAATSRSSADADGNADLEANAQANAAALYQRLLRYFGPPRDDEVDWQRVAAVMALSGRLTIVSGGPGTGKTTTVVGVLACLLDARADLRIALAAPTGKAAQRMQEALLARAGDLPPELAARLPQTSYTLHRLLGSGPGGRFRHHRDNPLPYDVVVIDEASMIDVAMAARLLDAIAPQTRLVMLGDKDQLAAVEAGAVFAELSARPAFTQPGLQRIADALGIDKARLAQALPDVSRGVDEEPDAFFAHADTAAPDDMASSASHAGNPLADCVVWLERNYRFGLDSPIGRLSVAIRNGTAAAALDVLVIDPVEACAAALHEDTQATLAERTVARLAAGFAPYAAALAEALAADTPDPLPLFDALNRFRILCATRSGPRGVDQVNTVMAAQVRRSAGVTLAVGAHWFAGRPVMVTRNDYALGLFNGDIGIALPGAGGALRVYFRTGDGGLRAVSPAALPPHDTAFALTVHKSQGSEFEHAVLMLPAVFSRVLSRELVYTAITRARERVEVIGSRAVLAQAIATPTQRDSGLAARIAEAWR from the coding sequence ATGAGCACGTTCGATCAGAACGCGTCCACGCCGCCGGAAATCGACGACATCGGCGTGAGTTTGCCCGCGCCGGCCGATTTCAGCGTCGCGCTGGCCGAGGGTTTTGCACGCCGCATCGGGACGTTGGCGCGGCGTGGCGGGGCGTCGACCGAAGCGGTGAAATGGGCGGCGCGGGGCGCGTTCGCCGCGAGCCGCGCGACCGATGAAGGCCACGTGTGCGTGCCGCTTGCGGTGCTGGCGCGGCGCTTCGATGCGTCGAGCGCTGAAGTGCGCGCGGCGTTGTTCGCGAGCGGCATGGCGAGCGATGGGTCGCAGACTTCGGCGGCATTGCGGCCGCTGGTGATCGATGGGCAAGGGCGCTTGTACCTCGCGCGTTACTACGATTACGAGCGGCGCCTGGCGCGCTCGCTGGTGGCGCATGCGGGGGCGGGCGACGTTGCTGGAGATGGGCGTTCTACGCAGCGGCAGACAACGGTCGGCGCGGTGCATCCGGCGCAGGCGCTTGCCGTTGAGCGCGATGCCGAAGCGGCGACGTCTCGAAGTAGCGCCGATGCGGATGGCAACGCCGACCTTGAAGCGAACGCACAAGCCAACGCCGCCGCGCTTTACCAACGCCTGCTGCGCTACTTCGGCCCACCCAGAGACGACGAAGTCGACTGGCAGCGCGTCGCGGCTGTCATGGCATTGTCGGGGCGCCTGACGATCGTCAGCGGCGGACCGGGCACCGGCAAGACCACCACCGTGGTCGGCGTGCTGGCCTGTCTGCTCGATGCCCGCGCCGATTTGCGCATCGCCCTCGCGGCGCCCACCGGCAAGGCCGCGCAACGCATGCAGGAGGCCTTGCTCGCGCGCGCCGGCGATTTGCCGCCCGAGCTGGCCGCGCGCTTGCCGCAGACGTCGTACACGTTGCATCGCCTGCTCGGCTCCGGGCCGGGCGGGCGCTTCCGGCACCATCGCGACAATCCGTTGCCGTACGACGTCGTCGTGATCGACGAGGCGTCGATGATTGATGTCGCCATGGCCGCGCGTCTGCTCGACGCGATCGCGCCGCAAACGCGGCTCGTGATGCTGGGCGACAAGGATCAGCTCGCCGCCGTCGAGGCCGGCGCGGTGTTCGCCGAACTCAGCGCACGGCCGGCGTTCACGCAACCCGGCTTGCAGCGGATCGCCGACGCTTTGGGCATCGACAAGGCGCGGCTCGCGCAGGCGTTGCCCGACGTCTCGCGCGGCGTCGACGAAGAGCCGGATGCGTTTTTCGCCCACGCCGACACCGCTGCGCCTGACGACATGGCGTCGTCGGCCTCCCATGCCGGCAATCCGCTCGCCGATTGCGTTGTCTGGCTCGAGCGGAATTACCGGTTCGGCCTCGACTCGCCGATCGGTCGGCTGTCGGTGGCGATCCGCAACGGCACGGCTGCCGCTGCGCTTGACGTGCTCGTCATCGATCCGGTCGAAGCGTGCGCCGCGGCGCTACACGAAGACACCCAGGCGACGCTCGCCGAGCGCACCGTCGCGCGACTCGCCGCCGGCTTCGCACCTTATGCCGCCGCACTGGCCGAAGCACTCGCCGCCGACACGCCGGACCCGCTGCCGTTGTTCGACGCGCTGAACCGTTTTCGCATCTTGTGCGCGACCCGCTCCGGACCACGCGGCGTCGATCAGGTGAATACGGTCATGGCCGCTCAGGTGCGGCGCTCGGCTGGGGTGACGTTGGCGGTGGGCGCGCATTGGTTCGCCGGGCGTCCGGTGATGGTGACGCGCAACGACTACGCGCTGGGTCTGTTCAACGGCGACATCGGCATTGCATTGCCGGGGGCGGGCGGCGCGTTGCGCGTCTATTTCCGTACCGGCGACGGCGGTCTGCGAGCGGTCTCGCCCGCCGCGCTGCCGCCGCACGATACGGCGTTCGCGCTCACGGTCCACAAGTCGCAAGGCTCGGAGTTCGAGCACGCGGTATTGATGCTGCCGGCGGTATTCAGCCGCGTGTTGTCGCGCGAACTGGTGTACACGGCGATTACCCGGGCGCGTGAGCGGGTCGAAGTGATCGGCTCGCGGGCCGTGCTGGCGCAAGCGATCGCGACGCCCACGCAGCGCGATTCGGGGCTGGCGGCACGGATCGCGGAAGCGTGGCGCTGA
- the recB gene encoding exodeoxyribonuclease V subunit beta — MSGAVHSYALVAEELDVFGCSLDGVNQIEASAGTGKTWNICALYVRLLLEKNLNADQILVVTFTKAATAELHERIRGRLAELHRAIEMDDDGGDPFIQRLFETTLAPDSGIERDAALKVVRRALRTFDQAAIHTIHAFCQRALQEAPFAAAMPFAFEMEADDAALRFEMAADFWREQVEPIAHAHPAFAAWLVAKRAGPASLDEQLARRLKKPLAQLRWGTVDASGSNADPQAGFDAACEVWQAERDGIVRLLADAQDRLSKTTHKPDHVSAAIAAWTDYFAQGDCHAPPPRAALKLTVSALKKATKVKFEPPEHVFFEHAEALAAAVIAAEAAQRARWLSLVESWLDYAPAELVARKRTRRVVSFDDLLSNLYRALDANPWLADALRARYPAALIDEFQDTDPLQFAIFSRIFAPAGPLFLVGDPKQAIYSFRAADLHTYLAARAAASACYTLAVNQRSTAPIVEACNRFFEANPRAFVLDGLDYQPVRAGERRRAPFVDPDASGGDFRIWTLPQGDAALTKRDAQREASEACAAEIVRLLRGARHGAVTIGDAPLAPGNIAVLVQTHRQGSLIKRVLSAWGVGSVELAQASVFATLDAEQIERVLAAVDTPGDLRRLRAALATDWLGLDATSLWRLEQVADAPAPADDPAHAADAMGWVERFSRYRMLWHERGFAVMWRTLMRELRVAQRLVAGVDGERRLTNVNHLAELVQARAATQPGIAPTLRWLAAQRTQGGGEDAQLRLESDRNLVQIVTVHKSKGLEYAVVFCPFLNDGALRDPPSSGLPDAREYHDDDGAAVLHYGCDDEEAVRASRYASREQAAERARLVYVALTRAVYRCYLVAGTYLSSRSTRESRRSVLNWLAGGGADSFDDWLAEPPDEAALAASWQALAGGPVTLQPLPKVERRVPLESLQDSGARMQARASRRPLRDQWRMASFSGLIAAGSKAEEMHAPAEEVRPDHDEIADALAPPPMLVPAPQTPSYADDDILAFPRGAAAGECLHRMFELADFSDPTTWPDAIRGALRERPAPAVPELAARLPAMMHNLLTDIVNTELVPGMTLASLNPQRRLNELEFLFAAPSLDFPALRELLIEHGYPDVALEPGVLRGFVKGFIDMIVEHDGRFWVVDWKSNHLGDTVADYASAPLEVAMASHAYHLQALLYTVALHRYLKTRVRNYAYDTHIGGYLYLFVRGVRPDWQDADAAAGVHVRRPAFELVALLDAAMIGGGV, encoded by the coding sequence ATGAGCGGCGCCGTGCACAGTTATGCGCTGGTTGCCGAAGAGCTCGACGTGTTCGGCTGTTCGCTCGACGGCGTGAACCAGATCGAGGCGTCGGCGGGCACCGGCAAGACGTGGAACATCTGCGCGTTGTACGTGCGTTTGCTGCTCGAAAAGAACCTGAACGCGGATCAGATTCTCGTCGTTACATTCACGAAGGCGGCGACCGCCGAACTGCACGAACGGATACGCGGTCGTCTCGCGGAGCTGCATCGCGCGATCGAAATGGACGACGACGGCGGCGATCCGTTTATCCAGCGTCTCTTTGAAACGACGCTGGCGCCGGACAGCGGCATCGAGCGCGACGCCGCGTTGAAGGTGGTGCGGCGCGCGCTGCGCACCTTCGACCAGGCGGCGATTCACACCATTCATGCTTTCTGTCAGCGCGCGTTGCAGGAGGCGCCGTTCGCCGCCGCCATGCCGTTCGCGTTCGAAATGGAAGCCGACGACGCCGCGTTGCGTTTCGAAATGGCCGCCGATTTCTGGCGCGAACAGGTTGAACCGATTGCGCACGCGCATCCCGCGTTCGCCGCCTGGCTGGTGGCCAAACGCGCCGGTCCCGCTTCACTCGACGAGCAACTCGCGCGGCGTCTGAAAAAGCCGTTGGCGCAATTGCGTTGGGGCACGGTGGACGCGAGCGGCAGCAACGCCGATCCGCAAGCCGGCTTCGACGCCGCTTGCGAAGTCTGGCAAGCGGAGCGCGATGGGATTGTCCGCCTGCTTGCCGACGCGCAAGACCGTCTGAGCAAGACCACGCACAAGCCTGACCATGTGAGTGCCGCGATCGCCGCGTGGACCGATTACTTCGCGCAAGGCGACTGCCATGCGCCGCCGCCGCGTGCTGCGTTGAAGCTCACCGTGTCGGCGTTGAAGAAGGCGACCAAGGTCAAGTTTGAACCGCCCGAACACGTGTTCTTCGAGCACGCGGAAGCGCTCGCGGCAGCCGTGATCGCGGCCGAAGCCGCGCAACGCGCGCGCTGGCTCTCGCTGGTCGAGAGCTGGCTCGACTACGCGCCGGCCGAACTGGTGGCGCGCAAGCGCACGCGCCGGGTGGTGTCGTTCGACGATCTGTTGTCCAACCTGTACCGGGCGCTTGACGCGAATCCGTGGCTGGCCGACGCCTTGCGCGCACGCTATCCGGCCGCGCTGATCGACGAGTTCCAGGATACCGATCCGCTGCAGTTCGCGATTTTCAGCCGCATCTTCGCGCCGGCCGGTCCGCTGTTCCTGGTCGGCGATCCGAAGCAGGCCATCTACAGTTTTCGCGCGGCGGATCTGCATACGTACCTGGCGGCGCGCGCGGCGGCGTCCGCGTGTTACACGCTGGCAGTCAATCAGCGCTCGACCGCGCCGATCGTTGAAGCGTGCAACCGTTTCTTCGAAGCCAATCCGCGGGCGTTCGTGCTGGACGGCCTCGACTATCAGCCGGTGCGCGCGGGCGAACGGCGCCGGGCGCCCTTCGTCGATCCCGACGCGAGCGGCGGCGATTTCCGCATCTGGACCTTGCCGCAAGGCGACGCCGCGCTGACCAAGCGCGACGCGCAGCGCGAAGCGAGCGAAGCGTGCGCCGCCGAAATCGTGCGTCTGTTGCGCGGCGCGCGACATGGCGCGGTGACGATCGGCGACGCGCCGCTCGCGCCCGGCAATATCGCGGTGCTGGTGCAAACGCACCGGCAGGGCAGTCTGATCAAACGCGTGCTGTCGGCGTGGGGCGTGGGCAGTGTCGAACTGGCGCAGGCCTCGGTGTTCGCTACGCTCGACGCCGAGCAGATCGAACGCGTGCTAGCCGCCGTCGATACGCCCGGCGATCTGCGCCGTCTGCGCGCCGCGCTGGCGACCGACTGGCTCGGTCTCGACGCGACGTCGCTGTGGCGCCTCGAGCAGGTCGCCGACGCACCCGCGCCCGCCGACGATCCCGCGCATGCCGCGGACGCGATGGGTTGGGTCGAGCGTTTTTCGCGCTATCGCATGCTGTGGCATGAGCGCGGCTTCGCGGTGATGTGGCGCACGCTGATGCGCGAACTGCGCGTCGCGCAGCGGCTGGTGGCGGGCGTGGACGGCGAGCGCCGGCTGACGAACGTGAATCATCTGGCCGAACTGGTGCAGGCGCGCGCCGCGACCCAGCCCGGGATCGCGCCCACGTTGCGCTGGCTCGCCGCGCAACGCACGCAGGGCGGCGGCGAAGACGCGCAGTTGCGGCTCGAATCCGACCGCAACCTCGTGCAGATCGTGACCGTGCACAAATCGAAAGGGCTCGAATACGCGGTGGTGTTCTGTCCGTTCCTGAACGACGGCGCGTTGCGCGATCCGCCGTCGTCCGGTTTGCCCGACGCACGCGAGTATCACGACGACGACGGCGCAGCGGTGCTGCATTACGGTTGCGACGACGAAGAGGCCGTACGCGCGTCGCGCTATGCGTCGCGCGAGCAGGCGGCCGAACGCGCGCGGCTCGTGTATGTGGCGTTGACGCGGGCGGTGTACCGCTGCTATCTGGTCGCCGGCACTTATCTGTCGTCGCGCTCGACCAGGGAGTCGCGCCGCAGCGTGCTGAACTGGCTGGCGGGCGGTGGCGCTGACAGTTTCGACGACTGGCTCGCCGAGCCGCCCGACGAAGCCGCGTTGGCCGCGAGCTGGCAGGCGCTGGCGGGCGGCCCGGTGACGCTGCAGCCGTTACCTAAGGTCGAGCGCCGCGTGCCGCTGGAGAGCCTGCAGGACAGCGGTGCGCGGATGCAGGCGCGCGCCAGTCGCCGGCCGTTGCGCGATCAGTGGCGGATGGCGAGCTTCAGCGGACTGATCGCGGCCGGCAGCAAGGCCGAGGAGATGCACGCGCCGGCTGAGGAAGTGCGCCCCGATCACGACGAGATCGCGGATGCGCTCGCGCCGCCGCCTATGCTCGTGCCCGCGCCGCAAACGCCGTCTTACGCGGACGACGACATTCTCGCGTTCCCGCGCGGCGCGGCGGCGGGCGAGTGTCTGCATCGCATGTTCGAACTCGCCGACTTTAGCGACCCGACCACGTGGCCGGATGCGATTCGTGGCGCGTTGCGCGAACGTCCGGCGCCGGCCGTGCCGGAACTCGCCGCGCGTCTGCCCGCGATGATGCATAACCTGCTGACGGACATCGTCAATACCGAACTCGTGCCGGGCATGACGCTCGCCAGCTTGAATCCGCAACGGCGGCTGAACGAACTCGAGTTTCTGTTCGCCGCGCCGTCGCTCGATTTCCCGGCGTTGCGCGAACTGCTGATCGAACACGGCTATCCCGATGTCGCACTGGAACCCGGCGTGCTGCGGGGTTTCGTCAAAGGATTTATCGACATGATCGTCGAGCACGACGGACGCTTCTGGGTCGTCGACTGGAAGTCGAACCATCTGGGCGACACCGTCGCCGACTATGCGTCGGCGCCGCTCGAAGTTGCGATGGCGAGCCACGCGTATCACCTGCAGGCGTTGCTTTATACGGTCGCGTTGCATCGCTATCTGAAGACGCGGGTGCGTAATTACGCGTACGACACGCATATCGGCGGCTACCTGTATCTGTTCGTGCGCGGGGTGCGTCCGGATTGGCAGGATGCCGACGCGGCAGCCGGCGTGCATGTGCGCCGGCCCGCGTTCGAGCTGGTGGCGTTGCTCGACGCGGCCATGATTGGAGGTGGCGTATGA